The following coding sequences are from one Pseudomonas mendocina window:
- a CDS encoding sigma-54 dependent transcriptional regulator produces MSDSLTVLIVEDDPHVLLGCQQALALEDIDSIGVGSAEEALQRVDEDFAGIVISDIRLPGIDGLELLTRLKQRDARLPVVLITGHGDIGMAVGAMRDGAYDFMEKPFSPERLVDVARRALEQRSLAREVSALRRQLAGRQALEQRIIGRSPAMQQLRELIANVADTNANVLIEGETGTGKELVARCLHDFSRRQSKQFVALNCGGLPESLFESEIFGHEAHAFTGAGKRRIGKIEHADGGSLFLDEIESMPLGLQIKLLRVLQEHSLERLGSNQSIDVDCRVIAATKSDLDELGRRGEFRSDLYYRLNVVTLELPPLRERREDIALLFEHFLQLAALRFDRAVPELDRHTLAALTAHDWPGNVRELRNVAERFALGLPVFKKSGQADNHALGFNEAVEAFERNLLGAALERHAGNLSQAAQALGLAKTTLFDKVKKYGLQ; encoded by the coding sequence ATGAGCGACAGCCTCACCGTCCTGATCGTCGAAGACGATCCCCATGTGCTGCTCGGTTGCCAGCAGGCACTGGCCCTGGAAGACATCGACAGCATCGGTGTAGGCAGCGCCGAAGAGGCCTTGCAGCGGGTTGACGAAGATTTCGCCGGCATCGTCATCAGCGACATTCGCCTGCCCGGCATTGATGGCCTGGAACTGCTGACCCGCCTCAAGCAGCGCGACGCACGCCTGCCGGTGGTGCTGATCACCGGCCACGGCGACATCGGTATGGCCGTCGGCGCAATGCGTGACGGCGCCTACGACTTCATGGAAAAGCCCTTCTCCCCCGAACGTCTGGTCGACGTCGCCCGCCGCGCCCTGGAGCAACGCAGCCTGGCTCGCGAAGTCAGTGCCCTGCGCCGCCAACTGGCCGGGCGCCAGGCACTGGAGCAGCGCATCATCGGCCGTTCGCCGGCCATGCAGCAGCTGCGCGAGCTGATCGCCAACGTCGCCGACACCAACGCCAACGTGCTGATCGAAGGCGAGACCGGTACCGGCAAGGAACTGGTCGCCCGCTGCCTGCACGATTTCAGCAGGCGGCAGAGCAAGCAGTTCGTCGCCCTCAACTGTGGCGGCCTGCCGGAAAGCCTGTTCGAGAGCGAGATATTCGGCCACGAGGCACATGCCTTCACCGGCGCCGGCAAGCGGCGCATCGGCAAGATCGAACATGCCGACGGTGGCAGCCTGTTTCTCGACGAGATCGAGAGCATGCCGCTGGGCCTGCAGATCAAACTGCTGCGTGTGCTGCAGGAGCACAGCCTGGAACGACTCGGCTCGAACCAGTCGATCGATGTCGACTGCCGGGTGATCGCTGCCACCAAGTCCGACCTCGACGAGCTGGGCAGACGCGGCGAGTTTCGCAGTGACCTGTACTACCGGCTCAACGTGGTGACCCTGGAGCTGCCGCCGCTGCGCGAACGCCGCGAAGACATCGCCCTGCTGTTCGAACACTTCCTGCAACTGGCCGCGCTGCGCTTCGACCGCGCGGTACCGGAACTGGATCGCCACACCCTGGCGGCCCTGACCGCACACGACTGGCCGGGCAACGTGCGCGAACTGCGCAATGTCGCCGAGCGTTTCGCCCTGGGCCTGCCGGTATTCAAGAAAAGCGGCCAGGCCGACAACCACGCACTGGGCTTCAACGAAGCGGTGGAAGCCTTCGAGCGCAACCTGCTGGGTGCGGCGCTGGAGCGTCACGCCGGCAACCTCAGCCAGGCCGCCCAGGCACTGGGTCTGGCCAAGACCACGCTGTTCGACAAGGTGAAGAAATACGGGCTGCAATAA
- a CDS encoding ATP-binding protein, with translation MMQCLSISPRADLIVKPRLLRHLSLILLFLLLVLGCGYAGYHISDRAGIRALAENGERQLELNARAVESEITKYTYLPSLLELEGNVSRLLLAPTAYRRHHVNQYLAGLNQRSGSLAIYVLDPDGRVIATSNWEQADSYLGEDLSFRAYYQDAIKGLPGRFYGIGSTTGEPGYYLAHGLRDGKRIIGVAVVKVRLDALEERWQRALLEAYVSDENGIIILASDPMVRLKAVRPLDDETKERLARSLQYHWAALEELQLFNRSPLDDGIEQVSFATAGTPANYLLQTRRLEDTPWHLTLLSPLQEQRSAAMIHGMLAAVAAALLAFLLIAWNERRKVIATRLAAREALQAANDELERKITERTADLQASNERLQAEVREREQAETTLRQAQDELVQAGKLAVIGQMSTSIAHELNQPLAALRTLSGNTVRFLQRGALDVASSNLQNIGELVDRMGKITGSLRAFARRTGDSGEASLQQAVDAAVMLLHPRLQRTSMTIHRDYLHPEQDEVRLAIEQIRLEQILVNLISNALDAMRDQVDRQLWLSGTAEADGYQLEVRDNGPGIAPETRAHLFEPFFTTKPGEQGLGLGLTLSASLAAAAGGSLTVRHPDEGGTAFILSLPYPREPKA, from the coding sequence ATGATGCAATGCCTGTCCATCAGTCCTCGCGCCGACCTGATCGTGAAACCGCGCCTGCTCCGTCACCTGTCGCTGATCCTGCTGTTCCTGCTGCTGGTGCTCGGCTGTGGCTACGCCGGCTACCACATCAGCGACCGTGCCGGTATCCGCGCCCTGGCCGAAAACGGTGAGCGCCAGCTGGAGCTCAACGCCCGCGCCGTCGAAAGTGAGATCACCAAATACACCTACCTGCCCAGCCTGCTGGAGCTGGAAGGCAACGTCTCGCGCCTGCTGCTGGCGCCCACGGCCTATCGCCGGCATCACGTCAATCAGTACCTGGCCGGCCTCAACCAACGCAGCGGCAGCCTGGCCATCTACGTGCTCGACCCGGATGGCCGAGTGATCGCTACCAGCAACTGGGAGCAAGCCGACAGCTACCTCGGCGAGGATCTGTCGTTCCGCGCCTATTACCAGGACGCAATCAAGGGCCTGCCCGGGCGCTTCTACGGTATCGGCAGCACCACCGGCGAGCCTGGCTACTACCTGGCCCACGGTTTGCGCGACGGCAAACGCATCATCGGCGTGGCGGTGGTCAAGGTACGCCTCGATGCCCTCGAAGAGCGCTGGCAACGCGCCCTGCTGGAAGCCTACGTCAGTGACGAGAACGGCATCATCATCCTCGCCAGTGACCCGATGGTACGCCTCAAGGCCGTGCGTCCACTCGATGACGAGACCAAGGAACGCCTGGCGCGCAGCCTGCAATACCACTGGGCCGCGCTGGAGGAACTGCAGCTGTTCAACCGCTCGCCACTGGACGACGGCATCGAGCAGGTCAGCTTCGCCACCGCCGGTACGCCAGCCAATTACCTGCTGCAAACCCGCCGCCTGGAAGACACGCCCTGGCACCTGACCCTGCTCAGCCCGCTGCAGGAGCAACGCAGCGCCGCCATGATCCACGGCATGCTGGCGGCCGTGGCGGCGGCACTGCTGGCCTTCCTGCTGATTGCCTGGAACGAGCGCCGCAAGGTGATCGCCACGCGCCTGGCCGCCCGCGAAGCGCTGCAAGCGGCCAACGATGAGCTGGAGCGCAAGATCACCGAGCGCACCGCCGACCTGCAGGCCAGCAACGAGCGCCTGCAAGCCGAGGTGCGCGAGCGCGAGCAGGCCGAAACCACTCTGCGTCAGGCCCAGGACGAACTGGTGCAGGCCGGCAAGCTGGCGGTGATCGGGCAGATGTCCACCAGCATCGCCCACGAGCTGAATCAGCCACTGGCGGCGCTGCGCACGCTGTCCGGCAACACCGTGCGCTTCCTTCAGCGTGGTGCGCTGGATGTCGCCAGCAGCAACCTGCAGAACATCGGTGAACTGGTCGATCGCATGGGTAAGATCACCGGCAGCCTGCGCGCCTTCGCCCGCCGTACCGGTGATAGCGGCGAGGCCTCGCTGCAGCAGGCGGTGGATGCGGCCGTTATGCTCCTGCATCCGCGCCTGCAACGCACCAGCATGACCATTCATCGCGACTATTTACACCCGGAGCAGGACGAGGTGCGCCTGGCCATCGAACAGATTCGCCTGGAGCAGATTCTGGTCAACCTGATCAGCAACGCCCTCGATGCCATGCGCGACCAGGTCGACCGCCAGCTGTGGCTGAGCGGCACCGCTGAAGCCGATGGCTACCAGCTGGAAGTGCGCGACAACGGCCCCGGCATTGCCCCGGAAACCCGCGCGCACCTGTTCGAGCCGTTCTTTACCACCAAACCCGGCGAACAGGGCCTGGGCCTCGGCCTGACCCTGTCCGCCAGCCTGGCCGCAGCCGCAGGCGGCAGCCTCACCGTACGCCACCCGGACGAGGGCGGCACCGCCTTCATCCTCAGCCTACCCTACCCGCGGGAGCCCAAAGCATGA
- a CDS encoding amino acid ABC transporter ATP-binding protein gives MISIQNVNKWYGDFQVLTDCSTEVKKGEVVVVCGPSGSGKSTLIKCVNALEPFQKGDIVVDGTSIADKKTNLPKLRSRVGMVFQHFELFPHLTITENLTIAQIKVLGRSKEEATKKGLALLDRVGLSAHAHKHPGQLSGGQQQRVAIARALAMDPVVMLFDEPTSALDPEMVNEVLDVMVQLAHEGMTMMCVTHEMGFARKVADRVIFMDAGQIVEDCPKEEFFGDINARSDRAQQFLAKILQH, from the coding sequence ATGATTTCCATCCAGAACGTCAACAAGTGGTACGGGGACTTCCAGGTGCTGACCGATTGCAGCACCGAGGTGAAGAAGGGCGAAGTGGTCGTGGTGTGCGGGCCGTCCGGCTCGGGCAAGTCGACCCTGATCAAGTGCGTCAACGCGCTGGAGCCATTCCAGAAAGGCGACATCGTGGTCGACGGCACCTCGATTGCCGACAAGAAGACCAACCTGCCCAAGCTGCGCTCGCGCGTTGGCATGGTGTTCCAGCACTTCGAGCTGTTCCCGCACCTGACCATCACCGAGAACCTGACCATCGCCCAGATCAAGGTGCTCGGCCGCAGCAAGGAAGAAGCGACCAAGAAGGGTCTGGCTCTGCTCGACCGCGTCGGCCTGTCCGCGCATGCGCACAAGCACCCGGGCCAGCTCTCCGGCGGTCAACAACAACGCGTGGCCATCGCCCGTGCCCTGGCCATGGATCCGGTGGTGATGCTGTTCGATGAACCGACCTCGGCGCTTGACCCGGAAATGGTCAACGAAGTGCTCGACGTGATGGTGCAACTGGCCCACGAAGGCATGACCATGATGTGCGTGACTCACGAGATGGGCTTCGCGCGCAAGGTCGCCGACCGGGTGATCTTCATGGACGCCGGACAGATCGTCGAAGACTGTCCGAAGGAGGAATTCTTCGGCGACATCAACGCCCGCTCCGATCGTGCTCAGCAGTTCCTGGCGAAAATCCTCCAGCACTGA
- a CDS encoding amino acid ABC transporter permease — translation MMDFSEIIPALPGLWEGMAMTLQLMALGIIGGVALGTLLALMRLSHSKLLSNIAATYVNYFRSIPLLLVITWFYFAVPFILRWITGEDTPVGAFSSCLVAFVMFEAAYFCEIVRAGIQAIPKGQMGAASALGMTYGQSMRMIILPQAFRKMTPLLLQQSIILFQDTSLVYTVGLMDFLNAARSRGDILGQPHEFLIFAGLVYFTISFAASRLVKLLQKRLAV, via the coding sequence ATGATGGATTTCAGCGAAATCATCCCCGCCCTGCCGGGCCTGTGGGAAGGCATGGCGATGACCCTGCAGCTGATGGCCCTGGGCATCATCGGCGGCGTGGCTCTGGGCACCCTGCTGGCCCTGATGCGTTTGTCGCACAGCAAGCTGCTGTCGAACATCGCCGCCACTTACGTCAACTACTTCCGCTCGATCCCGCTGCTGCTGGTGATCACCTGGTTCTACTTCGCGGTGCCGTTCATCCTGCGCTGGATCACCGGCGAGGACACCCCCGTAGGCGCGTTCAGCTCGTGCCTGGTGGCCTTCGTGATGTTCGAGGCGGCCTACTTCTGCGAGATCGTCCGTGCCGGCATCCAGGCCATTCCCAAGGGTCAGATGGGCGCTGCCTCGGCTCTCGGCATGACCTACGGCCAGAGCATGCGCATGATCATCCTGCCGCAGGCCTTCCGCAAGATGACTCCGCTGTTGCTGCAACAGAGCATCATCCTGTTCCAGGACACCTCGCTGGTGTACACCGTGGGCCTGATGGACTTCCTCAATGCCGCTCGCTCGCGTGGCGACATTCTGGGCCAGCCCCATGAGTTTCTGATTTTCGCCGGTTTGGTCTACTTCACCATCAGCTTCGCCGCCTCGCGCCTGGTCAAGCTCCTGCAAAAAAGGTTAGCCGTATGA
- a CDS encoding amino acid ABC transporter permease — MNYNWDWGIYFKSTGIGSETYLDWFITGLGWTIAIALAGWIIALALGSLLGVMRTLPNRWLSGLATAYVEIFRNVPLLVQLFLWYFLVPDLLPEPLELWFKQDLNPATSAYLSVVVCLGLFTAARVCEQVRTGIEALPKGQTAAAYAMGFRLPQIYTNVLLPQAFRIIIPPLTSEFLNIFKNSSVASLIGLMELLAQTKQTAEFSANLFEAFTLATLIYFTLNMSLMMIMRMIEKKVAVPGLISVGGK; from the coding sequence ATGAATTACAACTGGGACTGGGGTATCTACTTCAAGTCCACCGGCATCGGCAGCGAGACCTACCTGGACTGGTTCATCACCGGCCTGGGCTGGACCATCGCCATCGCCCTGGCTGGCTGGATCATCGCCCTGGCGCTGGGCTCGCTGCTTGGCGTCATGCGTACCCTGCCGAACCGCTGGCTGTCCGGCCTGGCAACCGCCTACGTGGAAATCTTCCGCAACGTACCGCTGCTGGTGCAGCTGTTCCTCTGGTACTTCCTGGTGCCGGATCTGCTGCCCGAACCGCTGGAGCTGTGGTTCAAACAGGATCTCAACCCGGCCACTTCGGCCTACCTGTCGGTGGTGGTGTGCCTCGGCCTGTTCACCGCCGCCCGCGTCTGCGAACAGGTACGCACCGGTATCGAGGCGCTGCCCAAGGGACAGACCGCCGCAGCCTACGCCATGGGCTTCCGCCTGCCGCAGATCTACACCAACGTGCTGTTGCCGCAGGCGTTTCGCATCATCATTCCGCCGCTTACCAGCGAGTTCCTCAACATCTTCAAGAACTCCTCGGTGGCGTCGCTGATCGGCCTGATGGAACTGCTGGCGCAGACCAAGCAGACCGCCGAGTTCAGCGCCAACCTGTTCGAAGCCTTCACCCTGGCCACGCTGATCTACTTCACCTTGAACATGAGCCTGATGATGATCATGCGCATGATCGAGAAGAAGGTCGCCGTACCCGGCCTGATCTCCGTAGGGGGTAAATGA
- a CDS encoding glutamate/aspartate ABC transporter substrate-binding protein translates to MRTFHRVLSVAIAAAVLSTPAIAEELTGTLKKIKDSGTITLGHRDSSIPFSYYGDNSRQPIGYSHDLQLKVVEALKQELGMPDLKVRYNLVTSQTRIPLVQNGTVDLECGSTTNNIERQQQVDFSVGIFEVGTRLLAKKTSGINDFEDLKGKNVVTTAGTTSERLIKSMNAEKKMGMNVISAKDHGESFLMLESNRAVAFMMDDALLAGEMAKAKKPDDWAVVGTPQSFEIYGCMVRKGDAGFKKVVDKAISDTFASGEINDIYAKWFQQPVPPKGLNLNFPMSDELKKLIANPTDKSAEQI, encoded by the coding sequence ATGCGTACCTTCCACCGTGTACTGAGCGTGGCCATTGCTGCAGCCGTCCTTTCCACTCCAGCCATCGCCGAAGAACTGACCGGCACCCTGAAGAAGATCAAGGACTCCGGCACCATCACCCTGGGCCACCGCGACTCCTCCATCCCCTTCTCCTACTACGGCGACAACTCCCGTCAGCCGATCGGCTATTCCCATGACCTGCAACTGAAAGTCGTCGAGGCGCTGAAGCAGGAACTGGGCATGCCCGACCTCAAGGTGCGCTACAACCTGGTCACCTCGCAGACCCGTATTCCGCTGGTGCAGAACGGCACCGTCGATCTGGAGTGCGGCTCCACCACCAACAACATCGAGCGCCAGCAGCAGGTCGATTTCTCCGTTGGCATCTTCGAGGTGGGCACCCGCCTGCTGGCCAAGAAGACCAGCGGCATCAACGATTTCGAAGACCTGAAGGGCAAGAACGTGGTGACCACCGCCGGCACCACTTCCGAGCGCCTGATCAAGTCGATGAACGCCGAGAAGAAGATGGGCATGAACGTGATTTCCGCCAAGGATCACGGCGAGTCCTTCCTGATGCTCGAATCCAACCGCGCCGTCGCCTTCATGATGGACGACGCCCTGCTCGCTGGCGAAATGGCCAAGGCCAAGAAGCCGGACGACTGGGCCGTGGTCGGTACGCCGCAATCCTTCGAAATCTATGGCTGTATGGTGCGCAAGGGTGACGCCGGCTTCAAGAAAGTGGTCGACAAGGCCATCAGCGACACCTTCGCTTCCGGCGAGATCAACGACATCTACGCCAAGTGGTTCCAGCAGCCCGTCCCACCGAAGGGCCTGAACCTGAATTTCCCCATGAGCGACGAGCTGAAGAAGCTGATCGCCAACCCGACCGACAAATCCGCAGAACAGATTTGA
- a CDS encoding acyltransferase — protein MRPLLTGLANIVLLLANTLILIGPLLLIALGKFVLPGQNARDACSRGVMWVAEFWAENCKRIFALLTPTRWDIRGNAELRSDSSYLVISNHQSWVDIPALVQAFNRKTPYFKFFLKQELIWVPFLGLAFWALDYPFMKRYSKAFLKKNPHMQGKDLEITKAACEKFKRLPVTVVNFLEGTRFTPAKQAQQQSPYRYLLKPKAGGVAFVLAALGEQIDAVLDVTLVYPDKQVPGFWALLSGQVPKVIIDIQTRELDPTLWQGDYQNDPAFRQQMQDWVSQLWQDKDARIEQLREQAP, from the coding sequence ATGCGCCCTCTGCTGACCGGCCTAGCCAACATCGTCCTGCTGCTCGCCAACACCCTGATCCTGATCGGGCCGCTGCTGCTGATCGCCCTCGGCAAGTTCGTCCTGCCCGGGCAAAACGCCCGCGATGCCTGCTCACGCGGCGTGATGTGGGTGGCCGAGTTCTGGGCCGAGAACTGCAAACGCATCTTCGCCCTGCTCACGCCAACGCGCTGGGACATCCGTGGTAACGCCGAACTGCGCAGCGACAGTTCCTACCTGGTGATCAGCAATCACCAGTCATGGGTCGACATTCCGGCCCTGGTGCAGGCATTCAATCGCAAGACGCCCTACTTCAAGTTCTTCCTCAAGCAGGAACTGATCTGGGTGCCCTTCCTCGGCCTGGCGTTCTGGGCGCTGGATTACCCCTTCATGAAGCGCTACTCCAAAGCCTTTCTGAAAAAGAACCCGCATATGCAGGGCAAGGATCTGGAAATCACCAAGGCCGCCTGCGAGAAGTTCAAGCGCTTGCCGGTGACCGTGGTCAACTTCCTCGAAGGCACTCGCTTCACCCCCGCCAAACAGGCTCAGCAGCAATCACCCTACCGCTACCTGCTCAAGCCCAAAGCCGGCGGCGTGGCCTTCGTTCTGGCCGCCCTGGGCGAGCAGATCGACGCGGTACTGGACGTCACCCTGGTTTACCCCGACAAGCAGGTGCCGGGCTTCTGGGCGTTGCTCAGCGGCCAGGTGCCCAAGGTGATCATCGATATCCAGACACGCGAACTCGACCCGACCTTGTGGCAGGGCGATTACCAGAACGACCCGGCGTTCCGCCAGCAGATGCAGGACTGGGTCAGCCAGCTTTGGCAGGACAAGGATGCCCGCATCGAACAGCTGCGCGAACAAGCGCCGTAG
- a CDS encoding HD-GYP domain-containing protein, producing the protein MLKRIAVADLRVGMFIQEFCGSWMDHPFWKSKFLLESEKDLARIRESAIRELWIDVSKGSDVAAGVQAASEAEVECEAQARLLAAIEPPKVKTLSMEQELEHAVKLCARSKQAVMAMFGDARMGQALQFEQAELLVEEISDSVMRHPNALISLARLKHADEYTYMHSVAVCALMIALARQLGLPEAAVREAGLAGLLHDIGKMAVPQALLDKPGKLTETEFATVRRHPEEGGSILIASKQVSALVLDVCLHHHEKVDGSGYPHHLQGDQISLLAKMGAVCDVYDAITSNRPYKQGWDPAESIRKMAEWKGHFDELVFQAFVKTVGIYPVGALVRLQSGRLAVVLEQNPKALLAPRVKVFFSAKSRMPLPQAVVDLSKPGVEDRIVGREPAEEWGFERLDELWSGLSLDGQGR; encoded by the coding sequence ATGCTCAAGCGGATTGCCGTCGCTGATCTACGCGTCGGAATGTTCATTCAGGAGTTTTGCGGATCCTGGATGGATCATCCCTTCTGGAAGTCCAAGTTTCTCCTCGAGTCGGAAAAGGATCTTGCGCGTATTCGGGAGAGCGCGATCCGTGAGCTGTGGATCGACGTCAGCAAGGGCAGCGATGTCGCCGCCGGTGTGCAAGCCGCCAGCGAGGCCGAGGTGGAATGCGAGGCGCAAGCGCGGCTGCTGGCTGCCATCGAGCCGCCCAAGGTCAAGACGCTGTCGATGGAGCAGGAGCTCGAGCATGCGGTGAAGCTGTGCGCTCGCTCCAAGCAGGCGGTGATGGCCATGTTCGGCGATGCGCGCATGGGGCAGGCCTTGCAGTTCGAGCAGGCCGAGTTGCTGGTCGAGGAAATCTCCGATTCTGTGATGCGCCACCCCAACGCGTTGATCAGCCTGGCACGACTCAAACATGCCGACGAATACACCTACATGCACTCGGTGGCGGTCTGCGCCTTGATGATCGCCCTGGCGCGTCAGCTCGGCCTGCCCGAGGCGGCGGTGCGTGAGGCCGGTTTGGCCGGGCTGCTGCATGACATCGGCAAGATGGCGGTGCCGCAAGCGCTGCTGGACAAGCCGGGAAAACTCACCGAGACCGAGTTCGCCACGGTGCGCCGCCACCCGGAAGAAGGCGGCAGCATCCTCATCGCCAGCAAGCAGGTCAGTGCGCTGGTGCTGGACGTTTGCCTGCACCATCACGAGAAGGTCGATGGCAGTGGTTATCCGCATCATCTGCAGGGTGACCAGATCAGCCTGCTGGCGAAGATGGGCGCGGTCTGCGATGTATACGATGCCATCACCTCCAACCGGCCTTACAAGCAGGGCTGGGATCCGGCTGAATCGATCCGCAAGATGGCCGAATGGAAAGGCCATTTCGACGAGCTGGTGTTCCAGGCGTTCGTCAAGACCGTCGGCATCTATCCGGTCGGAGCGCTGGTGCGCCTGCAAAGTGGTCGCCTGGCGGTGGTGCTGGAGCAGAACCCCAAGGCGTTGCTGGCACCGAGGGTCAAGGTGTTCTTCTCGGCCAAGTCACGTATGCCGTTACCGCAGGCTGTGGTCGACCTGAGCAAACCAGGCGTCGAGGATCGCATCGTTGGCCGCGAGCCGGCAGAGGAATGGGGGTTCGAGCGACTCGATGAGTTGTGGAGTGGGCTTTCCCTGGATGGGCAAGGGCGTTAG
- a CDS encoding ATP-dependent zinc protease, whose amino-acid sequence MKYALLLLAAVISLPTLADEQPDLYGRYELIKLPALGQTLKAKMDTGAMTASLSAKDIEPFKRDGEDWVRFRLAVEGAEDTLYEHPLVRIAEIKKRAEEAGDSASQEVAYSQRPVIEMPICLGDEERTIEVNLTDRSTFSYPLLIGASAMRDLGAAVNPAERYTRDRPQC is encoded by the coding sequence GTGAAATACGCCCTGCTTCTACTGGCCGCCGTCATCAGTCTGCCGACGCTGGCCGATGAGCAGCCCGACCTCTATGGCCGCTACGAATTGATCAAACTCCCCGCCCTGGGGCAGACCCTCAAGGCCAAGATGGACACCGGCGCCATGACCGCCTCGTTGTCGGCCAAGGACATCGAACCGTTCAAACGCGATGGTGAGGATTGGGTACGCTTCCGCCTGGCTGTCGAGGGTGCCGAAGACACGCTTTACGAACACCCGCTGGTGCGCATCGCCGAGATCAAGAAGCGCGCCGAAGAGGCGGGTGACTCGGCCTCGCAGGAAGTGGCCTATTCGCAGCGCCCAGTAATCGAGATGCCGATCTGCCTGGGTGATGAAGAGCGCACGATCGAGGTCAACCTGACTGATCGCAGTACTTTCAGCTATCCCCTGCTGATTGGTGCCAGCGCCATGCGCGATCTTGGTGCGGCAGTGAACCCGGCCGAGCGCTACACCCGCGACCGTCCCCAATGCTGA